One genomic region from Desulfuromonas sp. encodes:
- a CDS encoding transcriptional regulator, translating to MKSDRCEEVIAAENPDYNCGVAVTLELIGGKWKGVILWHLSHKTLRFSQLKRRLPGITQKMLTQQLRELERDGLVHRQVFAEVPPRVEYSLTETGRTLKPTLEKMCAWGRRFHEERK from the coding sequence ATGAAGAGTGATCGTTGTGAAGAGGTTATCGCGGCGGAGAACCCTGATTACAACTGCGGGGTCGCCGTGACCCTGGAGCTGATCGGCGGCAAATGGAAGGGAGTCATCCTCTGGCACCTTTCACATAAAACACTCCGATTCAGCCAACTGAAGCGGCGACTGCCCGGGATTACCCAGAAAATGTTGACCCAGCAGCTCCGCGAACTCGAACGGGACGGCCTCGTCCATCGCCAGGTCTTTGCCGAAGTTCCACCCCGGGTCGAATACTCGCTGACCGAAACCGGCCGCACCCTCAAACCAACGCTTGAAAAAATGTGTGCATGGGGACGCCGATTTCACGAAGAGCGAAAATAA